The following are encoded in a window of Novosphingobium sp. THN1 genomic DNA:
- a CDS encoding site-specific integrase, whose product MALTALKVKNAKPGRHVDGRGLCLLVKESGAATWVLRMQHKGRRRDYGLGSALDVSLVEAREAAVALRSKVRAGADPVAERRKARKVIPSFETAARDCYDALKEGWKNRRYANWISSFENHVFPHIGTKPVDQVDSACVVTVLSPIWLEIPETARRLLQRIGAVLDFAHIKGWRAEEASLRSVRKGLPRQTAKAVHLEAMPFAEVPALMAQLAAASPTTGRDALRFTIYNAVRSNETRFAVWTEFDLEKAIWTIPGERMKARETHVVPLSPPAVALLRKRWNERTSDDGLVFSADGKKPISDMTMTKLLRNDGITGATVHGFRSSFTDWAAEKTDFPKEVADKALAHKLSNQVEAAYRRTDFFDKRRDLMARWAEFLDAGKAVASIDPAEAAGEPTPARAAA is encoded by the coding sequence ATGGCGCTGACTGCATTGAAAGTGAAGAACGCGAAACCGGGCCGTCACGTTGATGGCCGTGGCCTTTGCCTGCTGGTCAAGGAGAGCGGTGCGGCAACCTGGGTGCTGCGTATGCAGCACAAAGGCAGGCGGAGAGATTACGGGCTTGGCTCTGCCTTGGACGTGTCCCTTGTGGAAGCCCGAGAGGCGGCAGTGGCGCTGCGGAGCAAAGTTCGCGCTGGTGCTGATCCGGTGGCTGAGCGGCGCAAGGCCCGCAAGGTCATACCCAGCTTCGAAACGGCGGCGCGCGACTGCTACGACGCCTTGAAGGAGGGCTGGAAGAACCGCCGCTATGCGAATTGGATATCCAGCTTCGAAAACCACGTATTCCCGCACATCGGCACCAAGCCTGTCGATCAGGTGGACAGCGCCTGTGTTGTCACCGTGCTTTCGCCCATCTGGCTGGAAATCCCGGAAACGGCACGTCGCCTGTTACAGCGCATAGGTGCGGTTCTGGACTTCGCGCATATCAAGGGCTGGCGCGCCGAGGAGGCTTCCCTGCGCTCGGTCAGAAAGGGTCTTCCGCGCCAGACGGCAAAAGCGGTGCATCTGGAAGCAATGCCCTTTGCCGAGGTGCCCGCACTCATGGCGCAGTTGGCAGCAGCGTCACCTACGACCGGCAGGGACGCGCTCCGCTTCACGATCTACAACGCGGTGCGCTCAAACGAGACGCGCTTCGCGGTATGGACCGAATTCGATCTGGAGAAAGCGATCTGGACCATTCCCGGCGAGCGCATGAAGGCGCGGGAAACCCATGTCGTGCCGCTGTCGCCACCCGCTGTGGCACTGCTACGCAAGCGATGGAATGAGCGGACCAGCGATGACGGGTTGGTATTCTCGGCAGACGGCAAAAAGCCAATCAGCGACATGACGATGACCAAGTTGCTCCGCAACGATGGCATCACTGGCGCAACCGTTCACGGCTTCCGGTCGTCCTTTACGGACTGGGCAGCGGAGAAGACAGATTTCCCGAAGGAAGTTGCCGATAAGGCATTGGCGCACAAGCTGAGCAATCAGGTCGAAGCCGCCTATCGGCGTACGGACTTTTTCGACAAGCGCCGCGATCTGATGGCGCGTTGGGCTGAGTTCCTTGACGCCGGAAAGGCCGTCGCCAGCATCGACCCAGCCGAGGCGGCAGGCGAGCCTACTCCGGCTCGCGCCGCCGCATAA
- a CDS encoding helix-turn-helix domain-containing protein: MKVNEAARMIGVGRTKLYELIAAGDVEAVKLGKSTRIVTASLHRLIMRRREPE; this comes from the coding sequence GTGAAGGTCAACGAGGCCGCACGCATGATCGGCGTCGGGCGAACCAAGCTGTATGAGCTGATCGCTGCCGGTGATGTCGAAGCGGTGAAGCTCGGCAAATCGACACGCATAGTCACCGCCAGCCTTCACCGGCTGATTATGCGGCGGCGCGAGCCGGAGTAG
- a CDS encoding AlpA family transcriptional regulator: MSSTDKIIRLKTVLARTGLSRSTMYRKIAEGTFPSQVKISIHGAGWRESAVNRWIDDPVSYRNEGAGQ, translated from the coding sequence ATGTCCAGCACCGACAAAATCATCCGCCTGAAAACCGTTCTCGCCCGGACCGGGCTGTCCCGCTCCACCATGTATCGCAAGATCGCCGAGGGGACCTTTCCATCCCAAGTGAAGATCAGCATTCACGGCGCAGGCTGGCGCGAGTCTGCGGTCAACCGTTGGATCGACGATCCGGTCTCGTATCGCAATGAAGGTGCAGGGCAGTGA
- a CDS encoding helix-turn-helix domain-containing protein — MAEPWVTAEAVAKHLGVVKDTIYRWRECRNLPAHKVGRLWKFQISEVDEWVRLGGADDTTSNANNQAGSDQ, encoded by the coding sequence ATGGCCGAACCATGGGTAACCGCCGAAGCTGTGGCGAAACATTTGGGCGTGGTGAAAGACACCATCTATCGCTGGCGCGAATGTAGGAACCTGCCTGCGCACAAGGTCGGCCGCCTTTGGAAATTCCAGATATCCGAAGTGGATGAATGGGTCAGGCTGGGTGGCGCAGACGACACCACCTCGAATGCAAATAATCAGGCCGGATCGGACCAATGA
- a CDS encoding type I restriction endonuclease subunit R translates to MTTAESTIERELISKLEELKYEYRSDIRDRAALELNFRQKFEALNRVRLTDNEFQRLLESITTPDVFAAANVLRGYSSFERDDGTPLNYTLVNIRDWCKNTFEVVNQLRINTDNSHHRYDVILLINGVPVVQIELKTMAVSPRRAMQQIVDYKADPGNGYGKTLLCFLQIFVVSNRTDTWYFANNNARQFSFNADERFLPIYQFASEDNKKITHLDSFAEKFLAKCTLGQMVSRYMVLVASEQKLMMMRPYQIYAVKAIVECIHQNCGNGYVWHTTGSGKTLTSFKASTLLKDNDDIAKCLFVVDRKDLDRQTREEFNRFQEGCVEENTNTEALVRRLLSDDRADKVIVTTIQKLGLALDDTNRRQSGKKQTYKERLESLRDERIAIIFDECHRSQFGDNHKAIKEFFPKAQLFGFTGTPIFEQNASYSQIEGEQGSYRTTDDLFQRSLHQYTITHAIEDRNVLRFHIDYYKPEGEKLPKPGEALAKEKVIETILAKHNAATANRKFNAVLATSSINDAIDYYEKFAKIQAKRQATDPEFEPLKIACVFSPPAEGNKDVQQIQEDLPQEKADNAQDPEAKKTALKAIISDYNDRYGTNHKIGEFDLYYQDVQKRIKDQQFPNADLPRKGAEKIDIVIVVDMLLTGFDSKFLNTLYVDKNLKHHGLIQAFSRTNRVLNDTKPYGNILDFRQQQAAVEEAIALFSGEKIDNPRQIWLVDPAPKVIESLQNAMQTLGEFMESQGLSNTPEDVPNLKGDAARGQFITLFKEVQRLKTQLDQYTDLSEEQADVISQTVPTDALQGFRSMYLETAKRLKEKQDKPGGADDPVVDQLDFEFVLFHSAVIDYDYIMGLIARYTQNLPGKLKMSREQLIGLIQSDAKFIDERDDIAEYIRGLSADQPLDEKEIRAGFERFKAAKKVQALTAIADKHGVGAAALQDFVDVVLRRRIFDGDGLSELMAPLELGWKARTQAELALMEDLAPLLHKLAQGREISGLSAYEQ, encoded by the coding sequence ATGACGACAGCCGAAAGCACAATCGAACGGGAACTGATCTCCAAGCTCGAAGAGCTGAAATACGAGTATCGCTCAGACATCCGTGATCGTGCGGCGCTGGAGCTGAACTTTCGGCAGAAGTTTGAGGCGCTGAACCGCGTTCGCCTGACAGACAACGAGTTTCAGCGGCTACTGGAAAGCATCACTACGCCTGATGTGTTCGCAGCCGCAAATGTGTTGCGCGGATATAGCAGCTTTGAGCGCGACGATGGTACGCCGCTAAACTACACTTTGGTCAACATCAGGGACTGGTGCAAAAACACCTTCGAGGTAGTCAACCAGCTTCGCATCAACACGGATAACAGCCATCACCGCTATGACGTGATTCTGCTCATTAACGGCGTGCCAGTTGTTCAGATCGAACTAAAGACTATGGCGGTCAGTCCGCGCCGTGCCATGCAGCAGATCGTCGATTACAAGGCCGATCCGGGAAACGGGTACGGCAAGACGCTGCTTTGCTTCCTACAGATTTTCGTTGTCAGCAACCGTACCGACACATGGTATTTCGCCAACAACAACGCCCGACAATTCAGTTTCAACGCCGACGAGCGCTTCCTGCCGATTTATCAATTCGCCAGCGAAGACAACAAGAAGATTACCCATCTCGACAGCTTCGCCGAGAAGTTCCTGGCGAAGTGCACGCTTGGCCAAATGGTCAGCCGCTACATGGTGCTGGTCGCCAGCGAACAGAAGCTGATGATGATGAGGCCCTACCAAATCTACGCCGTGAAGGCGATTGTGGAGTGCATCCACCAGAATTGTGGCAACGGCTATGTATGGCACACCACCGGCAGCGGAAAGACGCTGACATCCTTCAAGGCATCGACCTTGCTCAAGGACAACGATGACATTGCCAAATGCCTTTTCGTGGTGGACCGCAAGGACCTCGACCGGCAGACCCGCGAGGAGTTTAATCGTTTTCAGGAAGGCTGTGTCGAGGAAAACACCAACACCGAAGCCCTTGTACGCCGCCTGCTATCGGATGACCGGGCCGACAAGGTGATCGTTACCACCATTCAGAAACTTGGCTTGGCGCTCGACGATACCAATCGCCGACAGTCGGGCAAAAAGCAGACCTACAAGGAGCGGTTGGAATCGTTGCGTGACGAGCGCATCGCGATCATCTTCGACGAATGTCACCGCTCCCAGTTCGGGGACAATCACAAGGCCATCAAGGAATTTTTCCCGAAGGCCCAGCTTTTCGGTTTCACCGGCACGCCGATCTTCGAGCAGAACGCCAGCTATAGCCAGATTGAGGGCGAGCAGGGCAGCTATCGCACCACAGACGATCTGTTCCAGCGCAGTCTGCACCAGTACACGATTACCCACGCCATTGAGGACCGCAACGTGCTGCGGTTCCATATCGACTACTACAAGCCCGAGGGCGAAAAGCTGCCCAAACCGGGCGAAGCGCTCGCGAAAGAGAAGGTTATCGAGACCATTCTGGCGAAGCACAACGCTGCCACCGCCAACAGGAAGTTCAATGCTGTCCTGGCGACAAGCTCGATCAACGATGCCATCGACTACTATGAGAAATTCGCCAAGATTCAGGCGAAACGGCAGGCCACCGATCCTGAGTTCGAGCCGCTGAAGATTGCCTGCGTCTTCTCGCCGCCCGCCGAAGGCAACAAGGATGTGCAGCAGATTCAGGAGGATCTGCCGCAGGAGAAGGCGGACAACGCACAGGACCCGGAGGCCAAGAAGACTGCGCTCAAGGCGATCATCAGTGATTACAATGATCGCTACGGCACCAACCATAAGATTGGCGAGTTCGATCTCTATTATCAGGACGTGCAAAAGCGCATCAAGGATCAGCAGTTCCCCAACGCCGACCTACCGCGCAAGGGCGCGGAGAAGATCGACATCGTCATCGTGGTGGACATGCTGTTGACCGGCTTCGATTCCAAGTTTCTGAACACGCTCTACGTGGACAAGAACTTGAAGCACCACGGGCTGATCCAGGCATTTTCGCGCACCAACCGTGTGCTGAACGACACCAAGCCATACGGCAATATCCTCGATTTCCGTCAGCAGCAGGCGGCGGTGGAAGAGGCCATTGCCCTGTTCTCCGGCGAGAAGATCGACAACCCCCGGCAAATCTGGCTCGTCGATCCTGCGCCAAAGGTCATCGAGAGCCTGCAAAACGCCATGCAGACGCTTGGCGAATTCATGGAATCGCAGGGTCTGTCCAACACCCCGGAGGACGTGCCGAACCTGAAGGGCGATGCCGCGCGCGGGCAGTTCATTACCTTGTTCAAGGAAGTACAGCGGCTGAAAACCCAGCTCGATCAGTACACCGATCTGAGCGAGGAGCAGGCCGATGTCATTAGCCAGACTGTGCCGACAGACGCCCTGCAAGGCTTCCGCAGCATGTACCTGGAGACAGCAAAGCGGCTCAAGGAGAAGCAGGATAAGCCTGGCGGGGCAGACGATCCGGTAGTGGACCAGCTCGACTTCGAGTTCGTGCTCTTCCACTCAGCCGTGATCGATTATGATTATATCATGGGCCTGATTGCCCGCTACACGCAAAACCTGCCAGGCAAGCTGAAAATGAGCCGCGAGCAGCTCATCGGCCTGATTCAGTCCGATGCCAAGTTCATCGACGAGCGGGACGACATCGCCGAGTATATTCGCGGCCTGTCTGCCGATCAGCCTTTGGACGAAAAGGAAATCCGCGCCGGTTTCGAACGATTCAAGGCCGCGAAGAAGGTGCAGGCGCTGACAGCTATTGCCGACAAGCACGGCGTGGGCGCAGCTGCGCTGCAAGACTTTGTCGATGTCGTGTTGCGACGTCGGATTTTCGATGGTGATGGCCTGAGCGAGCTGATGGCACCACTGGAGCTTGGTTGGAAGGCACGCACGCAAGCCGAGCTGGCGCTGATGGAAGACCTTGCGCCCTTGCTCCACAAGCTGGCCCAGGGCCGCGAGATTTCCGGGCTGAGTGCGTATGAACAGTAA
- a CDS encoding restriction endonuclease subunit S encodes MNSNDVSAEAGKGIPKLRFPEFLGQPLHNVQLGDVTDEASTRNGGKLAAASVMGVRKEGGIVPMEERLVAGDISRYKLVRNDWFAYNPMRLNIGSIARWQGDDEILVSPDYVVFRCSSRAEPTPIIPEYLDHFRSSRQWDAFTNESGDGGVRIRIYYRDLARMRLLLPSAIEQHKIADCLSSIDALIAAEADKLEALKKHKRGLMQQFFPAPGETTPRLRFPEFQGAGDWEEQALGNLLEFPPNYGANAPSAPYSPDLPTYLRITDISEDGRFIRESRMSVEVEATPDNSMQAGDIALTRTGASVGKSYLHKEAEGPLVFAGFLIRIRPNSNLIIPEFVSQFFNSYRYWSWVEKTSTRSGQPGLNSTEFSALLIPLPKNNQGKGIQEQRRIADSLSSIDALIVSQSDRINAIKTHKQGLMHQLFPVASEVQV; translated from the coding sequence ATGAACAGTAACGACGTGAGCGCAGAGGCGGGCAAAGGCATCCCGAAATTGCGGTTCCCGGAGTTTCTGGGGCAACCGCTACATAACGTTCAACTTGGCGATGTGACCGACGAGGCATCGACCCGGAATGGCGGCAAACTCGCAGCTGCGTCAGTCATGGGAGTCCGGAAGGAAGGCGGTATCGTTCCGATGGAGGAACGATTGGTTGCGGGAGATATCTCCCGCTACAAGCTCGTCCGCAACGATTGGTTTGCTTACAATCCGATGCGCCTGAACATCGGTTCGATAGCGCGATGGCAGGGCGATGACGAGATTCTCGTTAGCCCGGATTACGTTGTGTTTCGTTGCTCGTCGCGAGCCGAACCGACGCCAATTATTCCGGAATATCTCGACCATTTCCGCAGCTCCCGACAGTGGGACGCATTCACAAATGAGTCCGGCGACGGCGGGGTGCGCATTCGCATCTACTACCGCGACCTTGCGCGAATGCGGTTGCTGTTGCCCAGCGCCATCGAGCAGCACAAGATCGCTGATTGCCTGTCATCAATCGATGCGCTGATTGCTGCCGAAGCGGACAAGCTAGAGGCGCTCAAGAAACATAAACGGGGCTTGATGCAGCAGTTTTTCCCCGCCCCCGGCGAAACCACCCCTCGTCTGCGATTTCCGGAGTTTCAAGGCGCGGGAGATTGGGAAGAACAGGCCCTTGGGAACTTGTTAGAATTTCCTCCCAACTATGGTGCTAATGCACCCTCTGCGCCTTATAGTCCTGATCTTCCGACCTATCTACGCATTACTGACATTTCCGAGGACGGTCGCTTCATTCGCGAAAGTAGGATGTCCGTGGAGGTTGAGGCGACGCCAGACAATTCCATGCAAGCTGGGGACATCGCGCTGACTCGAACTGGCGCGAGCGTAGGAAAGTCGTATCTTCACAAAGAGGCCGAAGGGCCACTTGTTTTTGCGGGATTCTTAATCAGAATCCGCCCAAATTCGAATTTAATAATTCCTGAATTCGTTTCTCAATTCTTCAATTCATACAGGTATTGGTCATGGGTTGAAAAAACGTCCACTCGCAGCGGGCAGCCAGGTCTAAATAGCACGGAATTCTCAGCATTGCTGATCCCATTACCGAAAAACAATCAAGGCAAGGGTATCCAGGAGCAGAGAAGGATTGCAGACAGCCTATCTTCCATCGATGCGCTCATCGTTTCTCAGAGCGATAGGATCAACGCGATCAAGACCCACAAACAGGGCCTCATGCACCAGCTCTTCCCCGTCGCGAGCGAGGTGCAGGTGTGA
- a CDS encoding AAA family ATPase encodes MKKVVQRLRDDLNGGGQQFVLLYAYNGIGKTRISMGFKDKGKQGDARDTLYFNAYTEDLFLWDNDLDNDIVRTIKFNEKSRFFAGIKDLALEESIQKYLGRYADFDFDIDYANWTISFSKGGNNHIKVSRGEENIFIWCLFMAICERVIDKHPSYAWVKYLYIDDPISSLDDNNAIAVACDLAKLLKREENELKVVFSSHHALFFNVVCNELKKKPHKKYFLHRPNRGEIFVLQATDETPFFHHVAMLDDIRNAASSGALYTYHFNKLRSILEKTAIFFGHNDFSACIHGVDDEALYARALNLLSHGEYAIFEPREMGTTTSSSSARFWMPSLPDTSLPCQSFWPDPRHE; translated from the coding sequence GTGAAAAAGGTGGTGCAGCGACTCCGTGATGACCTCAACGGAGGTGGGCAGCAGTTTGTGCTGCTTTATGCCTATAACGGTATAGGCAAGACCCGCATTTCCATGGGCTTTAAGGATAAGGGAAAGCAGGGCGATGCGCGCGACACGCTGTATTTCAATGCCTACACCGAGGACCTGTTTCTCTGGGACAACGACCTCGACAACGACATTGTCCGCACTATCAAATTCAATGAAAAGTCGCGGTTCTTTGCGGGCATAAAAGACCTGGCGCTTGAAGAGAGCATTCAGAAGTATCTCGGCCGATATGCTGATTTTGATTTTGACATAGACTATGCCAACTGGACGATCTCGTTCAGCAAGGGCGGCAATAACCACATCAAGGTGTCGCGCGGCGAGGAGAACATCTTCATATGGTGCCTGTTCATGGCGATATGCGAACGCGTGATCGACAAGCACCCGTCGTATGCTTGGGTCAAATACCTATATATCGACGATCCGATCTCATCACTTGACGACAACAATGCCATTGCGGTCGCCTGCGATCTCGCGAAGCTGCTCAAGCGAGAAGAAAACGAGCTCAAGGTCGTTTTCTCGTCCCACCACGCCCTGTTTTTTAACGTTGTATGCAACGAACTGAAAAAGAAGCCGCACAAGAAATATTTCCTGCACCGCCCCAACCGGGGTGAGATCTTTGTGCTTCAGGCGACGGACGAGACGCCATTCTTTCACCACGTCGCGATGCTCGATGACATTCGCAACGCCGCCAGTTCCGGTGCACTATATACCTATCACTTCAACAAGTTACGGAGCATTCTGGAAAAGACAGCGATCTTTTTCGGGCACAACGATTTTTCGGCGTGCATTCATGGCGTTGATGATGAAGCACTTTATGCGCGTGCACTGAACCTGCTCAGCCATGGCGAATATGCCATTTTTGAACCCCGAGAGATGGGGACGACAACAAGCAGCTCTTCCGCCAGATTCTGGATGCCTTCCTTGCCCGATACCAGTTTGCCTTGCCAGAGCTTCTGGCCCGACCCGCGACATGAATGA
- a CDS encoding type I restriction-modification system subunit M, with protein sequence MTDQEQKQLGKTLWAIADTLRGAMNADDFRDYMLAFLFLRYLSDNYEIAAAKELGSDYPKLKLEDKRAPLSLWYAENPEDTEAFEKQMRRKVHYVIRPEYLWTSIAELARKQDIELLDTLQKGLEYIETESFASTFRGLFSEINLASDKLGKVYAERNAALCKIITEIAKGLKEFSTDSDTLGDAYEYLIGQFAAGSGKKAGEFYTPQFVSDILSQIVSLDGQEPRNGQRAHMDSLMDFACGSGSLLLNVRHRMGTHGIGKIFGQEKNITTYNLARMNMLLHGVKDTEFEIFHGDTLTNDWDILRETNPAKMPRFDAVVANPPFSYRWDPSEALGEDVRFKNYGLAPKSAADFAFLLHGFHYLKDDGVMAIILPHGVLFRGGKEAEIRKKLLKDGHIDTVIGLPANLFYSTGIPVCILVLKKCKKPDDVLFINAAEHFEKGKRQNYLGDGKDGKPDHIGKIVSTYQHRTEEPRYSRCVSMEEIESNDFNLNISRYISTATADEEVDLGAVHEKLAALEDEIALAREQHNAFLKELGLPPLP encoded by the coding sequence ATGACCGACCAAGAGCAGAAGCAACTCGGCAAGACACTTTGGGCCATCGCCGACACCTTGCGCGGGGCGATGAACGCGGACGATTTCCGCGACTACATGCTAGCATTCCTGTTCCTGCGCTACCTGTCGGACAACTACGAGATCGCCGCCGCCAAGGAACTTGGATCGGACTACCCTAAGCTGAAGCTTGAGGACAAGCGTGCGCCGTTGTCGCTTTGGTACGCGGAAAATCCCGAGGACACCGAGGCCTTCGAAAAGCAAATGCGCCGCAAAGTGCATTATGTCATTCGCCCGGAATATCTCTGGACCAGCATCGCGGAACTGGCGCGCAAGCAGGACATCGAACTGCTCGACACCCTCCAGAAAGGGCTGGAGTATATCGAGACAGAGTCCTTCGCCAGCACGTTCCGGGGCCTGTTCTCGGAGATCAATCTGGCTTCGGACAAGCTGGGCAAGGTCTATGCCGAGCGCAATGCTGCCTTGTGCAAGATCATCACCGAGATCGCCAAGGGGCTGAAGGAATTTTCAACCGACAGCGATACGCTGGGCGATGCCTATGAATATTTGATTGGCCAGTTTGCCGCCGGTTCCGGCAAGAAGGCGGGAGAGTTCTACACCCCGCAATTCGTGTCAGACATCCTCTCGCAGATTGTGTCTCTAGACGGGCAGGAGCCGAGGAACGGCCAGCGCGCCCACATGGACAGCCTGATGGATTTCGCCTGCGGGTCCGGCTCGCTTTTGCTCAATGTGCGCCACCGCATGGGTACGCACGGAATCGGCAAGATTTTCGGGCAGGAAAAGAACATCACCACCTACAACCTGGCGCGCATGAACATGCTGCTGCACGGGGTGAAGGATACCGAGTTCGAGATTTTCCATGGCGACACGCTGACCAATGACTGGGACATCCTGCGCGAAACGAACCCGGCCAAGATGCCTCGTTTCGATGCCGTGGTTGCCAACCCGCCGTTCAGCTATCGCTGGGACCCCAGTGAAGCGCTGGGCGAGGACGTGCGGTTCAAGAACTACGGTCTTGCACCGAAGTCTGCCGCCGACTTCGCGTTTCTGCTGCATGGCTTCCATTACCTCAAGGATGATGGAGTGATGGCCATCATCCTTCCGCACGGGGTGCTTTTCCGTGGCGGTAAGGAAGCGGAAATCCGCAAGAAGCTGCTGAAGGACGGGCATATCGATACCGTGATCGGTTTGCCCGCGAACCTGTTCTACTCCACCGGCATCCCGGTGTGCATCCTGGTGCTGAAGAAGTGCAAGAAGCCCGATGACGTGCTGTTCATCAATGCAGCGGAGCATTTCGAGAAGGGCAAACGGCAGAATTACCTTGGCGACGGGAAGGACGGCAAACCGGACCACATCGGCAAGATTGTCTCGACCTATCAGCACAGGACTGAAGAGCCGCGGTATTCTCGCTGCGTCTCGATGGAAGAGATCGAGAGCAACGACTTCAACCTCAACATCTCCCGCTACATCAGCACAGCGACGGCGGACGAGGAGGTCGACTTAGGCGCGGTTCACGAGAAGCTGGCGGCGCTTGAGGACGAAATTGCTTTAGCTAGAGAGCAGCACAACGCCTTCCTGAAGGAATTGGGCCTGCCGCCATTGCCATGA
- a CDS encoding phospholipase D family protein: MKVSVLDAKALRKVLPRLIAKHDQIYMAVAWAHAGPVADKLIENKHKFRSVTVGLDFCATDPDFVDSLRKVPNAFVFKKSGACFHPKIYLFVSGQSAEAIVGSANFTSGGLGNNVEACLHLSCDTSEAAVTELLATMESYAPHRQPVTKQLSDAYRRQAEIAASRPRAPSPILPSDKADFQRIDSDLLKMDWAAFIHEARKDPNHHFETRMRFLRYLQTLFARAQSFDDLTVPEWKAVAGIVHPDAVADSGLEKYQIGWFGSMQGSGSFTKLIANKDGRIAKAIDCIPRRGPVRETEFDRFCALFESAFADSARIGRTPTATRLLAMKRPDVFVCVNNGNKANLAEALHFAPSTLSLENYWERVIEPIRLAKWYNAPRPEGPDAEAWDCRAALVDAIHYDASD, translated from the coding sequence GTGAAGGTCTCAGTTCTTGACGCGAAGGCGCTCCGAAAGGTGCTGCCCCGGCTCATTGCGAAACACGACCAGATTTACATGGCGGTCGCATGGGCTCATGCTGGCCCGGTCGCGGACAAACTGATCGAAAACAAGCATAAATTCCGGTCAGTGACGGTTGGCTTGGATTTTTGTGCGACCGATCCAGATTTCGTGGACTCGCTTCGCAAAGTACCGAACGCCTTTGTTTTCAAAAAGAGCGGCGCCTGTTTTCACCCGAAAATCTACCTGTTTGTGTCCGGTCAGAGTGCCGAAGCCATCGTCGGTAGTGCCAATTTCACTTCCGGCGGGCTGGGCAACAACGTTGAGGCATGCTTGCATCTGAGCTGCGACACCAGTGAGGCAGCAGTCACTGAGTTGCTCGCCACAATGGAATCCTACGCGCCACATCGTCAGCCGGTCACGAAGCAACTGTCTGACGCTTACCGGCGGCAGGCCGAGATCGCAGCTAGTCGCCCTCGCGCCCCATCTCCAATCCTGCCGAGCGACAAGGCCGACTTCCAGCGGATCGATTCTGACCTTCTAAAAATGGACTGGGCTGCCTTTATCCACGAGGCGCGGAAGGACCCCAACCACCATTTCGAAACACGCATGAGGTTCCTGCGTTATCTGCAAACACTCTTTGCTAGGGCGCAGTCGTTCGACGATCTGACCGTGCCGGAATGGAAGGCGGTTGCAGGTATCGTCCATCCGGATGCCGTCGCGGACTCCGGGCTGGAGAAGTATCAAATCGGCTGGTTTGGCTCGATGCAGGGCTCCGGCTCTTTCACGAAACTCATTGCAAACAAGGATGGTCGGATTGCTAAGGCAATTGACTGCATCCCGCGCCGAGGCCCTGTCAGGGAAACGGAGTTCGACCGGTTTTGCGCGTTGTTTGAGTCTGCCTTCGCAGACTCAGCCAGGATCGGGCGTACGCCGACCGCCACAAGATTGCTCGCAATGAAGCGGCCTGACGTGTTCGTTTGCGTGAATAACGGGAACAAGGCCAACTTGGCCGAAGCGCTCCATTTTGCTCCGTCAACCTTGAGTCTGGAGAACTACTGGGAGCGGGTGATCGAGCCGATAAGGTTGGCTAAGTGGTACAATGCTCCTCGGCCAGAAGGCCCGGATGCTGAGGCTTGGGACTGCCGGGCCGCGCTTGTCGATGCCATCCACTACGATGCGTCTGATTGA